From Denitrovibrio acetiphilus DSM 12809, the proteins below share one genomic window:
- a CDS encoding molybdopterin-dependent oxidoreductase codes for MGFLRSVNCPVFNIENTKEVPERESYTLQIGGETPKAGKYQLDDFLACFKAVTLNSRLTSVSKWSVRADWQGVRWADFVEWANPGEYKYVYTESYGGYSTSIHAEDFNSPRILICTHVAGGEIEFEYGGPVRMIIPNLWGYKSCKWLKRIYFMNEYIQGTWESNGYKDRGTIQPCMVEDVNTGRHFKISGGEVFID; via the coding sequence GTGGGATTTCTCCGAAGCGTAAATTGTCCGGTGTTTAATATTGAAAATACTAAAGAAGTTCCGGAAAGAGAAAGCTATACTTTACAGATCGGCGGAGAGACACCAAAAGCCGGTAAATATCAGCTGGATGATTTTCTTGCGTGTTTTAAGGCAGTCACGCTGAACAGCAGACTTACCTCTGTTTCAAAATGGTCAGTGCGTGCTGACTGGCAGGGTGTTCGCTGGGCTGATTTTGTCGAATGGGCAAATCCCGGTGAATACAAGTATGTTTATACTGAAAGCTATGGCGGATATAGTACGTCTATTCATGCAGAAGACTTTAACAGCCCCAGAATCCTCATCTGCACTCATGTTGCAGGGGGAGAAATAGAGTTTGAATACGGCGGTCCTGTACGGATGATTATCCCGAACCTATGGGGTTATAAAAGCTGTAAGTGGCTAAAAAGAATCTATTTTATGAATGAATATATACAGGGAACGTGGGAGTCCAACGGCTATAAAGATCGTGGAACCATTCAGCCCTGCATGGTCGAAGATGTTAATACAGGCAGACATTTTAAAATAAGCGGCGGCGAAGTTTTTATAGATTAA
- the galU gene encoding UTP--glucose-1-phosphate uridylyltransferase GalU, producing MKVRTAVFPVAGLGTRLLPATKSMPKEMVTLIDRPLIQYAVEEVIDAGVERVVFVSARSKKALEDHFDRTPELEYQLEEAGKEDVLKDVQKLSSMCDIIYIRQKEPLGLGHAVLCAKDIVGKEPFAVILPDDIISSKEPVTGQLIKRYTQTGKSVVSLMEVPDEDTSKYGIVKLGREEDKGLFKLDGMVEKPKSNPPSNMAIIGRYILTPEVMAALETTKRGAGGEIQLTDAILDVAKSEGVYGYLFEGDRFDCGNMYGLFEAVVNFALERKDLREHAVKVIQEAAKRF from the coding sequence ATGAAAGTAAGAACAGCAGTTTTTCCTGTAGCAGGTCTTGGAACAAGGCTTCTTCCTGCAACAAAGTCTATGCCTAAGGAGATGGTCACGCTCATCGACAGACCACTGATCCAGTATGCTGTTGAAGAGGTTATAGATGCAGGTGTCGAAAGGGTTGTTTTTGTCTCGGCTAGAAGCAAAAAGGCTCTGGAAGATCACTTTGACAGAACTCCTGAGTTGGAATACCAACTTGAGGAAGCGGGCAAAGAAGATGTGCTGAAGGATGTGCAGAAGCTTTCGTCAATGTGCGATATAATATATATACGTCAGAAAGAGCCTTTGGGACTGGGGCATGCGGTGCTCTGCGCAAAGGATATAGTAGGGAAAGAACCCTTTGCGGTTATTCTGCCGGATGACATAATAAGCAGCAAAGAACCTGTTACCGGTCAGCTCATTAAAAGATATACCCAGACGGGAAAGTCAGTTGTGTCACTCATGGAAGTACCCGACGAAGATACTTCTAAGTATGGCATAGTAAAGCTGGGCAGAGAAGAGGATAAGGGGCTGTTTAAGCTTGATGGTATGGTGGAAAAGCCTAAAAGCAATCCACCGTCAAATATGGCTATTATAGGCAGGTATATTCTTACCCCTGAAGTTATGGCGGCTCTTGAAACTACAAAAAGGGGCGCAGGCGGTGAGATACAGCTTACAGACGCTATACTTGATGTTGCAAAGTCAGAAGGTGTTTACGGATATCTTTTCGAAGGGGACAGATTTGACTGTGGCAACATGTACGGACTTTTTGAAGCGGTTGTGAATTTTGCTCTGGAGAGAAAAGACCTCAGAGAACACGCTGTCAAAGTGATTCAGGAAGCGGCAAAACGTTTCTAA
- the crcB gene encoding fluoride efflux transporter CrcB encodes MKILLIGVGGFLGAISRYYVSKGSMLLLGNRIPYGTLVVNVAGSFLLGLIFTLSVEKLAVSENLRFLIAVGFLGAFTTFSTFSVESLYLFEDGAYASAFIYIFGNVILSLTAAFVGIYIARL; translated from the coding sequence ATGAAAATTTTGTTAATAGGTGTAGGTGGGTTTCTCGGGGCTATATCCAGATATTACGTTTCTAAAGGATCAATGCTGCTTTTAGGTAACAGGATACCTTACGGGACGCTGGTTGTGAATGTAGCCGGGTCATTTCTGCTTGGGCTTATTTTTACCCTTTCTGTTGAGAAACTTGCCGTAAGCGAGAATCTACGTTTTCTTATTGCTGTCGGATTCCTCGGGGCATTTACAACATTTTCAACATTTTCTGTTGAGTCACTATATCTTTTCGAGGACGGTGCATACGCATCGGCATTTATATATATATTTGGTAACGTTATACTCAGCCTTACTGCTGCATTTGTAGGGATCTATATCGCAAGACTTTAA
- a CDS encoding Hsp20/alpha crystallin family protein, whose product MNDNYDSNEKIRFIHGLLKKEVEDLIHFISSSKVNLADTNSPPMDVVINDKEVIIYIELPGLTTSHFTVYQYDDLVVIEGVRPKMVMPKASFVRVERESVRFRRILRLPFCVNEGDSKAKLKDGVLEVHISRGACECSL is encoded by the coding sequence ATGAATGATAATTACGATTCTAATGAAAAGATAAGATTCATTCACGGTTTACTGAAGAAAGAAGTTGAGGATCTTATACATTTTATAAGTTCCAGCAAAGTTAATCTGGCAGACACAAATTCTCCGCCGATGGACGTAGTAATTAATGATAAAGAAGTGATCATCTATATTGAGCTTCCGGGGCTGACTACCAGCCATTTTACGGTTTATCAGTACGATGATCTTGTTGTGATAGAAGGGGTTCGCCCGAAGATGGTCATGCCTAAAGCCAGCTTTGTACGTGTTGAACGGGAATCAGTCCGTTTCCGGCGCATACTAAGGCTGCCTTTTTGTGTGAATGAAGGGGACTCTAAAGCTAAGCTGAAAGATGGTGTTCTGGAAGTCCATATATCCAGAGGCGCCTGTGAATGCAGCTTATAA
- the mqnE gene encoding aminofutalosine synthase MqnE, whose product MDNLFDIDFLELGVKADRIRQRMWGKKTFFVKNLHLNYTNICVSKCRFCAFQKDEGEDGAYIFEIDHMLRYVAEKAPDACEIHIVGGLHPSKPFSFYTDAVSALKSAYPEKTIKAFSAVEIAYFAGISGLSENDVLKKLKKAGLEMMPGGGAEIFDPEVRNIICPEKITAEHWQRIHETAHENGIFTNATMLYGHIEKDEHIMRHLDSVRNLQEKTGGFLAFIPLAFHPENTFLSDLFPATGVDDLKTIAVSRIMLENVPHIKAYWVMLGEKTAQTALRFGADDLDGTIIKENITHAAGAKSSEGLVVDTLVDIVSSAGLTAVERDAFYNEIKVYG is encoded by the coding sequence GTGGACAACCTTTTTGATATAGACTTTCTGGAATTAGGTGTAAAGGCAGACCGTATCCGTCAGAGGATGTGGGGCAAGAAAACCTTTTTTGTTAAGAACTTACATCTGAATTATACTAATATATGCGTGAGTAAGTGTCGATTCTGTGCCTTTCAGAAAGATGAAGGGGAAGATGGGGCGTACATTTTTGAGATAGACCATATGTTGCGATATGTGGCAGAAAAAGCTCCGGACGCTTGCGAAATACATATTGTCGGCGGGCTCCATCCGTCGAAACCTTTCAGTTTTTATACTGACGCTGTTTCAGCGTTGAAATCTGCTTACCCTGAAAAGACTATCAAGGCTTTTAGTGCTGTAGAGATAGCATATTTTGCTGGTATATCAGGACTTAGCGAAAATGATGTTCTTAAAAAGCTTAAAAAAGCAGGGCTGGAGATGATGCCGGGAGGAGGAGCAGAGATATTCGACCCTGAGGTTAGAAATATTATCTGCCCGGAGAAAATTACTGCTGAACACTGGCAGAGAATTCACGAAACTGCCCACGAGAACGGCATATTTACCAATGCAACAATGCTCTATGGGCACATCGAGAAAGATGAACATATTATGAGGCATCTGGATTCTGTGCGTAATCTTCAGGAAAAAACCGGTGGATTCCTCGCCTTTATCCCATTGGCATTTCATCCCGAAAATACATTTCTCAGTGATCTTTTCCCTGCAACAGGGGTTGATGACCTGAAAACTATTGCAGTTTCAAGAATAATGCTTGAGAATGTTCCACATATAAAGGCATATTGGGTTATGCTTGGTGAGAAAACTGCACAGACTGCTCTTCGTTTCGGTGCGGATGATCTCGATGGTACAATAATAAAGGAAAACATCACACATGCAGCGGGAGCAAAGAGCAGTGAAGGGCTTGTTGTGGATACTCTGGTAGATATTGTCAGTTCCGCAGGGCTGACCGCAGTGGAGCGTGATGCATTTTACAATGAAATCAAGGTTTATGGTTAA
- the aroC gene encoding chorismate synthase: MAGSTFGTNFTITTFGESHGKAVGVVLDGCPPMIELSVEDVQKELDRRRPGQSKVSTPRDESDTVEIYSGIFEGKTTGTPIMMMVFNKNQMSRDYNAVKDLFRPGHADFTYYSKYGVRDHRGGGRSSARETIGRVCAGAVAKKILSRSGVTIQAYVIQVGPHKAEKRDLGIVEENIIRTCDLDAAKKMEEYIVEAKEAGDSVGAIVEVIVKGVPVGVGEPVFDRLNALISHAIMSIPAVKGIEFGKGFEAALMRGSEHNDEMIKYGFLSNNAGGTLGGMASGQDIIFRFVVKPASSITVPRKGIDLYGNEKTVITEGRHDPCVAPRVVPVAEAMTGVVLVDLIMSDKAIANYFEKK; this comes from the coding sequence TTGGCAGGAAGTACATTCGGAACGAATTTTACCATAACTACATTTGGCGAAAGCCACGGAAAAGCAGTGGGGGTTGTACTTGACGGCTGCCCTCCTATGATAGAGCTGTCCGTGGAAGATGTTCAGAAAGAGCTGGACAGAAGGCGCCCCGGGCAGAGTAAGGTTTCCACTCCCCGGGATGAATCCGATACAGTTGAGATATACAGCGGTATCTTTGAAGGCAAGACCACTGGGACGCCCATCATGATGATGGTGTTTAATAAGAATCAGATGTCACGGGACTATAACGCTGTGAAAGACCTTTTCAGACCAGGGCACGCAGACTTCACGTATTACTCTAAATATGGTGTCAGAGACCACAGAGGCGGCGGGCGTTCTTCAGCACGGGAGACGATAGGAAGGGTTTGCGCAGGTGCTGTGGCTAAAAAGATTCTCAGCAGGTCAGGTGTCACAATTCAGGCTTACGTTATTCAGGTTGGACCACATAAGGCAGAGAAACGTGATCTTGGTATAGTTGAAGAGAATATTATAAGAACATGTGACCTTGATGCAGCAAAGAAGATGGAAGAATACATTGTAGAAGCAAAAGAGGCGGGCGACTCCGTTGGCGCAATAGTTGAAGTTATCGTAAAAGGAGTTCCTGTTGGTGTGGGCGAGCCGGTATTCGACAGACTGAATGCACTGATATCCCATGCTATTATGTCTATACCTGCTGTGAAAGGGATAGAATTCGGGAAAGGCTTTGAAGCAGCACTCATGCGTGGCAGTGAGCACAATGATGAAATGATTAAATACGGGTTTTTATCTAACAACGCCGGGGGCACTCTTGGGGGGATGGCATCAGGTCAGGATATTATATTCAGATTCGTAGTAAAGCCGGCAAGCTCTATTACTGTTCCGAGGAAGGGGATCGACTTATACGGGAATGAAAAGACAGTAATAACAGAAGGGCGGCACGACCCATGTGTTGCGCCCCGTGTTGTACCTGTTGCAGAGGCTATGACAGGGGTAGTGCTGGTTGATTTAATCATGTCTGACAAGGCTATAGCTAATTACTTTGAAAAAAAGTGA
- a CDS encoding heavy metal translocating P-type ATPase: MSDKKNVDSSINIGGMTCAACVRRVEKKLAKVDGVDSVVVNLATNSAAVSYDPDVINVNAIGTELERIGYEFKGVDQDMIEDETVSFYTDKFKIAAPISLVVFTLSMINVPVIESFKFWIMMILTLCVMIFGGGIFYKIAWKNFKNRTSDMNTLLAVGTLSAFIYSAFVTVFADYFIARDNYHVYYDAACVIITFILLGRMMESRAKKRAKGAIEALLNLAPKTAYVIKDGVEQEVPASHIFVGDVIRVKPGGSIAVDGEVESGQGRADESMLTGESVPVAKREGDTLYAGTVLTSGTLLYKATTVGNETVLAGIIKTVKSATASKPAVQRMADKVSSVFVPTVLVISVVTFLTWFFVGPEPLLANSLLAFVSVLIVACPCAMGLATPTAVMVSTGRGASNGILVKNGETLEKACKVNRIIFDKTGTLTTGNLKVEKFAVAPEYMGEVASVEALSEHPLAVAVVEYAKAAGAELSPVEDFENYDGEGVSGIVDGKKVLVGKYEFLQRNGVEAEASAFSGSRIYASVDGVYAGMLGVTDSVKSDAAETISLLKRRGITPVIVSGDNEKSVKIVADKIGIKEYHSGISPQGKLDILQGYRAKGETVAMVGDGINDAAALAASDVGFAMSSGTDVAMQSGDITILGDSTLRIVRALNLSCATLNIIKENLFWAFFYNIALIPLAAGVFYPAFGWKLSPMFAGAAMAFSSVSVVTNSLRLKIKKI, from the coding sequence GTGAGTGATAAAAAGAACGTTGACAGCAGTATTAATATAGGCGGAATGACTTGCGCGGCTTGTGTGCGCAGGGTAGAAAAAAAACTTGCAAAAGTTGACGGTGTTGATTCAGTCGTTGTTAATCTGGCAACGAATTCTGCCGCAGTCAGCTACGATCCTGACGTTATTAATGTTAACGCCATTGGCACAGAGCTGGAACGTATAGGTTATGAGTTTAAAGGTGTCGATCAGGATATGATAGAGGACGAGACAGTTTCTTTCTATACTGATAAATTTAAGATTGCAGCTCCTATATCTCTGGTGGTTTTTACTCTGTCGATGATTAATGTCCCTGTTATTGAGAGCTTCAAATTCTGGATTATGATGATCCTTACTCTCTGTGTGATGATTTTCGGCGGCGGTATATTTTATAAAATCGCATGGAAAAACTTCAAAAACAGAACCTCAGATATGAATACGCTCCTTGCTGTAGGAACACTTTCAGCATTTATATATTCGGCTTTTGTAACTGTCTTTGCCGATTACTTTATAGCGCGCGATAACTATCATGTATATTACGATGCCGCATGTGTGATTATAACCTTTATTCTGCTCGGTCGTATGATGGAATCCCGTGCTAAGAAACGTGCGAAAGGTGCGATAGAAGCACTTTTGAACCTTGCTCCTAAGACTGCATATGTTATAAAAGACGGTGTGGAGCAGGAAGTTCCGGCGAGTCATATATTTGTCGGAGATGTAATAAGAGTTAAACCGGGCGGCTCAATAGCTGTTGACGGTGAGGTTGAGTCAGGACAGGGGCGTGCAGATGAATCTATGCTGACAGGCGAATCTGTTCCAGTGGCTAAGCGGGAGGGGGATACGCTCTATGCCGGAACGGTTCTCACCAGCGGAACTCTTCTTTATAAAGCAACGACAGTGGGCAATGAGACAGTTCTTGCCGGCATAATCAAGACAGTAAAAAGTGCGACAGCATCAAAACCTGCTGTGCAGCGTATGGCGGACAAAGTCTCTTCAGTATTTGTTCCGACAGTGCTCGTTATTTCAGTGGTAACATTCCTTACATGGTTTTTTGTGGGACCTGAACCACTTCTGGCAAACAGTCTGCTTGCATTTGTTTCTGTTCTTATTGTTGCTTGTCCATGTGCTATGGGGCTTGCCACCCCGACTGCCGTTATGGTCAGCACCGGACGCGGAGCTTCAAACGGCATCCTCGTTAAAAACGGTGAGACACTGGAAAAGGCTTGTAAGGTAAACCGCATAATTTTCGATAAGACAGGGACACTCACAACAGGAAATCTGAAAGTAGAAAAATTCGCTGTTGCCCCCGAATATATGGGGGAGGTTGCTTCAGTGGAGGCTCTCTCCGAACACCCGCTTGCTGTGGCTGTTGTAGAATATGCCAAAGCAGCAGGAGCGGAACTCAGCCCTGTTGAAGATTTTGAAAACTACGACGGAGAAGGTGTTTCAGGAATTGTAGACGGCAAAAAAGTATTAGTCGGTAAGTATGAATTTCTTCAACGCAACGGGGTAGAGGCAGAGGCATCAGCTTTTAGCGGTTCCCGTATATATGCCTCCGTTGACGGGGTTTATGCTGGCATGCTAGGTGTTACAGATTCTGTTAAAAGTGATGCCGCAGAAACAATCAGTCTTCTCAAAAGACGAGGCATTACACCTGTGATTGTTTCCGGTGATAACGAAAAATCAGTCAAAATAGTTGCAGATAAGATAGGAATAAAAGAATATCACTCAGGCATCAGCCCCCAGGGTAAGCTTGATATCTTACAGGGGTACAGAGCAAAAGGCGAGACAGTAGCCATGGTTGGTGATGGTATCAACGATGCTGCTGCACTTGCTGCCAGTGATGTTGGCTTTGCCATGAGCAGCGGAACAGATGTTGCGATGCAGTCGGGGGATATAACTATCCTTGGTGACAGCACATTACGGATAGTCAGAGCACTCAACTTGTCTTGTGCTACACTGAACATTATCAAAGAGAACCTTTTTTGGGCGTTCTTTTACAACATAGCGCTGATACCCCTTGCAGCCGGAGTGTTTTACCCCGCATTTGGATGGAAACTTTCCCCGATGTTTGCAGGAGCGGCTATGGCATTCTCTTCAGTAAGTGTGGTGACTAACTCTCTGAGGCTGAAAATTAAGAAGATCTGA
- the amrB gene encoding AmmeMemoRadiSam system protein B: protein MHRQAAVAGVFYPADAGSVTEFIKSSLPDGAPEKAVGVVVPHAGYIYSGATAVRTLARVKIPDTVILVGPNHTGAGPSISVYPEGSWATPLGDVPVDSVLVDKFCENPLFNKDTTAHHSEHSLEVILPILKYFNPDVKVVCVTVKYINLETAETAAKHIADVTDALFVISSDLNHFEDAEITERKDMAVMEKLLEMDMNGLYYIVPEENISMCGVVPACMGIRYCQAKGADTAVFVEHIHSGLVSGDNNRVVGYAGLYYK from the coding sequence ATGCACAGACAAGCAGCGGTAGCCGGAGTATTTTATCCGGCAGATGCAGGCTCTGTCACTGAGTTTATAAAGTCCAGTTTACCGGATGGTGCTCCGGAGAAAGCCGTCGGGGTCGTTGTCCCTCATGCGGGGTACATCTATTCCGGTGCTACAGCAGTGCGGACGCTTGCCCGTGTAAAGATTCCTGATACAGTCATACTGGTCGGACCGAACCACACAGGAGCGGGACCTTCTATTTCAGTCTATCCTGAAGGTTCATGGGCGACACCTCTCGGAGACGTACCTGTTGATTCAGTGCTGGTTGATAAGTTCTGCGAAAACCCTTTATTTAATAAAGATACTACAGCGCACCACAGTGAACATTCCCTTGAAGTTATTCTTCCGATTCTTAAATATTTTAATCCCGATGTAAAAGTTGTCTGTGTCACAGTTAAGTATATAAATTTAGAAACAGCGGAGACTGCTGCAAAGCATATAGCAGATGTAACTGACGCTCTTTTTGTGATCAGCTCTGATCTGAACCATTTCGAAGATGCTGAGATTACTGAGCGTAAAGATATGGCTGTGATGGAAAAGCTTTTAGAAATGGATATGAACGGATTATACTATATAGTACCTGAAGAGAATATTTCCATGTGCGGGGTCGTTCCTGCATGTATGGGCATTCGATATTGTCAGGCAAAAGGCGCTGATACGGCTGTTTTTGTGGAGCATATTCACAGCGGTCTTGTGAGCGGTGATAACAATAGGGTGGTCGGCTATGCCGGTCTGTATTACAAATAA
- the lon gene encoding endopeptidase La — MTEMEDQMEQFETEISIPETLPLLPVRDIVVFPYMVLPLYVGREQSIASVNEALSEDRLIFLACQKDPADEEPEDEEIYEIGTVAVILRMLKMPDSRIKLLVQGVKRGRIVEHVESEESYRVRIEEINDPEEEGNAENEALLRHIKEQLNQAVSLGKPMLPDLVAVIESIEEAGKLADIIVSNLGLKVDEAQEVLELEDPSDRLKKVGEFLTREISILEVQQKIMNDARGEIDKSQKEYFLREQLKAIRKELGEEDDFMAEMEEYRKKIKKCKMPKDVNAEAMKQLDRLSKMHGDSAEATVARTYLDWMIDVPWSKATKDKLDIKEAKQILDEDHFGLDEVKDRILDFLALRKLKKDIKSPILCLSGPPGVGKTSLGMSVARAMGRKYVRMSLGGVRDEAEIRGHRRTYIGALPGKIIQGMKTAGTNNPVFMLDEIDKLGSDFRGDPSSALLEVLDPVQNVSFVDHYLGVPLDLSKVMFITTANYLDPIPPALRDRMEIIQIPGYTEEEKINIAEKYLVPRQIKENGLEDFKVKFSKKALADLIAGYTRESGLRNLERTIGTVCRKLGRMIAEGDKRKSFMVTEKALEKHLGPEKFSDDEELKDNEVGTVTGLAWTPVGGDVLFIECTKFKGKGVLNVTGQLGDVMKESSRAALTYVRTIAEKVGIDPEDFEKFDLHIHVPAGAIPKDGPSAGITMGTALVSCFTGRKVNKKVAMTGEITITGKVLPIGGLKEKLLAAKRHGIEKVLVPAKNEKDLRTMPKSVKNTMEIVYVSQFEEVIEHALLAKE; from the coding sequence ATAACAGAAATGGAGGATCAAATGGAACAATTTGAAACTGAAATTAGCATACCTGAAACACTTCCTCTGCTGCCAGTAAGAGATATCGTAGTTTTTCCATACATGGTTCTTCCTCTGTATGTGGGGAGAGAGCAGAGCATTGCATCTGTAAATGAAGCTCTTAGTGAGGACAGGCTTATTTTTCTTGCCTGTCAGAAAGACCCTGCGGACGAAGAGCCGGAGGATGAGGAAATTTACGAAATAGGAACTGTCGCTGTTATTCTGCGTATGTTGAAAATGCCTGACAGCCGTATCAAACTTTTGGTGCAGGGCGTAAAAAGAGGACGTATCGTTGAACATGTGGAGTCAGAAGAGAGCTATAGGGTTCGTATAGAAGAGATTAACGATCCGGAAGAAGAGGGGAATGCAGAGAATGAAGCACTGCTCCGACATATCAAGGAACAGCTCAATCAGGCTGTCAGCCTGGGGAAACCTATGCTCCCTGACCTTGTCGCTGTTATAGAAAGTATTGAAGAAGCAGGTAAACTCGCAGACATTATTGTCTCTAATCTCGGGCTGAAAGTGGATGAGGCTCAGGAAGTTCTTGAGCTTGAAGACCCATCCGACAGGCTTAAAAAGGTTGGAGAATTCCTCACAAGAGAGATATCAATTCTGGAAGTTCAGCAGAAAATTATGAACGATGCCAGAGGGGAGATAGACAAAAGCCAGAAGGAATACTTCCTCCGCGAACAGCTGAAGGCAATACGGAAAGAGCTGGGCGAGGAAGATGATTTCATGGCGGAGATGGAAGAGTACCGCAAAAAAATAAAAAAATGCAAAATGCCTAAGGATGTTAACGCCGAAGCGATGAAGCAGCTCGACAGGCTGTCTAAGATGCACGGTGATTCTGCCGAAGCTACAGTTGCCAGAACATATCTTGACTGGATGATAGATGTTCCGTGGAGCAAAGCAACTAAAGACAAGCTGGACATCAAAGAAGCTAAACAGATTCTGGACGAAGACCACTTCGGACTTGATGAAGTTAAAGATAGGATTCTCGACTTTCTGGCTTTGCGCAAGCTGAAAAAAGATATTAAAAGCCCTATCCTTTGCCTTTCCGGTCCTCCGGGGGTTGGTAAAACATCTCTCGGTATGTCTGTTGCACGTGCTATGGGGCGTAAATATGTCCGCATGTCTCTTGGCGGTGTTCGTGATGAGGCAGAAATCAGAGGGCACAGACGTACATATATCGGCGCTCTGCCGGGCAAGATCATTCAGGGGATGAAAACCGCAGGGACGAATAATCCGGTTTTTATGCTGGATGAGATTGATAAACTTGGCAGCGATTTCAGAGGAGATCCTTCCAGCGCTCTTCTTGAGGTGCTTGATCCGGTACAGAACGTTAGTTTTGTTGACCACTACCTTGGTGTTCCGCTGGATTTGTCTAAGGTGATGTTCATTACGACTGCTAACTACCTTGACCCAATACCTCCTGCTCTGAGGGACCGGATGGAAATCATACAGATCCCCGGGTATACAGAGGAAGAGAAGATAAATATCGCCGAGAAATATCTTGTTCCCAGACAGATAAAAGAGAACGGGCTTGAGGATTTTAAAGTGAAGTTCTCTAAAAAAGCCCTTGCAGACCTTATTGCTGGTTATACAAGAGAGAGCGGTCTGCGTAACCTTGAGCGAACAATAGGCACTGTCTGCAGAAAGCTCGGGCGTATGATCGCTGAAGGTGACAAACGGAAATCGTTTATGGTTACAGAAAAAGCCCTTGAAAAGCACCTTGGACCGGAGAAATTTTCTGATGATGAGGAACTTAAAGATAACGAGGTTGGAACTGTCACCGGTCTTGCGTGGACACCTGTGGGGGGCGATGTTCTATTTATCGAATGTACAAAGTTCAAAGGGAAGGGCGTTCTGAATGTGACCGGTCAGCTTGGTGACGTTATGAAAGAATCCTCAAGGGCAGCACTTACTTATGTACGTACTATTGCAGAAAAAGTTGGTATAGATCCTGAAGATTTTGAAAAATTCGATCTACACATACACGTACCTGCCGGAGCTATCCCAAAAGATGGTCCAAGTGCGGGTATAACAATGGGAACAGCTCTTGTGTCTTGCTTTACAGGACGGAAGGTCAATAAAAAAGTTGCTATGACCGGCGAGATAACTATTACCGGTAAAGTGCTTCCGATAGGCGGGCTGAAAGAAAAACTTTTGGCAGCCAAAAGGCACGGCATTGAAAAGGTTCTTGTACCTGCAAAAAACGAGAAAGACCTTCGGACAATGCCGAAAAGCGTAAAGAACACAATGGAGATTGTATACGTCAGTCAGTTTGAAGAAGTGATTGAACATGCTCTTCTTGCGAAAGAATAA
- a CDS encoding DUF190 domain-containing protein has translation MLGTHKLLRIFIGGSDTYDGQPLFKAIVELCLENKIAGATVQRCMYGYGRSAVIHSSRTIALSENLPLIVEVVDSEANLNKIIPEIKEMLDGGLITMENIEVLEYK, from the coding sequence ATGCTCGGCACACACAAATTGCTTAGGATATTTATCGGAGGCTCAGACACCTATGATGGACAGCCGCTATTTAAAGCCATTGTTGAACTGTGCCTTGAAAATAAGATCGCAGGGGCAACGGTTCAGAGGTGTATGTATGGCTATGGCAGAAGTGCTGTTATCCACTCCAGCAGAACGATCGCCCTGTCTGAGAATCTCCCTTTAATAGTAGAAGTGGTAGATTCGGAAGCTAATCTTAATAAAATAATTCCTGAGATAAAAGAGATGTTGGATGGCGGACTTATCACCATGGAAAACATAGAAGTGCTGGAGTATAAATAG